One region of Salinibacterium sp. TMP30 genomic DNA includes:
- a CDS encoding DUF4259 domain-containing protein encodes MGAWGTDVFANDTAADIHSEYREYLEDRIPDAEVTRLVIESFAHLRPNDMGELRVALAAAQTQVGRLDPEVKTAALAAIDHGAGLELWADAGSPH; translated from the coding sequence ATGGGCGCATGGGGGACAGATGTCTTCGCTAACGACACTGCGGCGGACATCCACAGTGAGTACCGTGAATACCTCGAAGACCGGATACCGGATGCGGAAGTAACTCGACTCGTCATCGAGTCATTCGCTCATCTTCGACCCAATGACATGGGGGAGCTGCGGGTAGCCCTAGCCGCTGCGCAGACTCAGGTTGGCCGACTGGACCCGGAAGTAAAGACGGCTGCGCTGGCAGCGATTGATCACGGCGCGGGCCTTGAGTTGTGGGCTGATGCGGGTTCGCCGCACTAG
- a CDS encoding Rid family hydrolase: MFGADPIDPATGKLVDGGIERRTQQCFDNLFGVLAAAGLGPDDVVKVNVFLTDMNDFAAMNEIYAAQFSEPFPERTTIGVASPPLGSNIEIKLIAQRP, from the coding sequence TTGTTCGGGGCAGACCCCATAGATCCCGCAACCGGCAAGCTCGTCGACGGCGGCATTGAGCGGCGAACTCAGCAGTGCTTCGACAATCTCTTCGGCGTGCTTGCCGCCGCTGGACTCGGGCCCGACGATGTGGTGAAAGTCAACGTTTTCCTCACTGACATGAATGACTTTGCCGCGATGAACGAGATCTACGCGGCCCAGTTCAGCGAACCGTTTCCGGAGCGCACGACGATCGGGGTCGCGTCACCCCCGCTAGGGTCCAACATCGAAATCAAACTCATCGCACAGCGCCCATGA
- a CDS encoding alpha/beta hydrolase produces the protein MSFTPLWLSDSGDGEPLVFLHPGGTDSRAMTALKNELPEYRQILIDRAGHGHSADTDDPWSFAGMADAVAAVLDQLEIPSAHIVGWSDGAIVGLHLALRRPDLTRTLVFGGAAYHFTGWLDGVLDGDPPQFMSDAYAEVSPDGALHWPIVVDKAAELHRGEPDVSPTQLETLAVPVLIVVGDDDQVRFDHLVQMYDALPDAELAVVPRATHGLIVEKPELLARMIRDLHQTDRTNGVAPIRRN, from the coding sequence ATGTCTTTTACTCCTCTTTGGCTCTCCGACTCAGGCGACGGTGAACCACTGGTGTTTCTCCATCCCGGTGGCACTGATTCACGGGCGATGACTGCGCTGAAAAATGAGTTGCCCGAATACCGGCAAATACTCATTGATCGAGCCGGCCACGGTCATTCCGCTGACACCGACGATCCGTGGTCGTTCGCGGGCATGGCGGACGCCGTTGCGGCAGTACTCGACCAGCTTGAGATCCCCAGCGCTCACATCGTGGGATGGAGCGATGGGGCTATCGTCGGCCTCCATTTAGCTTTGCGGCGTCCCGACTTGACGCGAACGCTCGTGTTCGGCGGTGCCGCCTACCATTTCACCGGCTGGCTCGATGGCGTGCTAGACGGTGATCCGCCGCAATTCATGTCAGACGCCTATGCGGAAGTCTCGCCAGACGGCGCACTGCACTGGCCAATCGTCGTCGACAAGGCCGCAGAACTCCATCGCGGTGAGCCGGATGTGTCGCCCACTCAACTCGAGACGCTCGCGGTGCCGGTGCTTATCGTGGTTGGCGACGATGATCAGGTCAGATTCGATCATTTGGTACAGATGTATGACGCACTCCCAGACGCCGAGCTGGCGGTCGTCCCCCGCGCCACCCACGGGCTCATCGTGGAGAAGCCGGAGCTGCTCGCGCGCATGATTCGCGATCTGCACCAGACCGATCGCACCAACGGCGTCGCCCCAATCCGGCGGAACTAG